From Peromyscus maniculatus bairdii isolate BWxNUB_F1_BW_parent chromosome 8, HU_Pman_BW_mat_3.1, whole genome shotgun sequence, a single genomic window includes:
- the Evi2a gene encoding protein EVI2A: MEHTGQYLYLVFLLTTVCSLSPGTKANYTHLWANNITAWGSVNQNSTSRHQRETSTSPASPAAGHGVSSTDTLVPSPPVSAAPTSTPKPSGPHVFKNGSPTTAIVDSTSKSHGETFQKDVCEENNSNMTMLICLIVIAVLFLICTLLFLSTVVLANKVSSLRRSKQVGKRQPRSNGDFLASSGLWTAESDTWKRAQELTNSKLLMQSTGVLTATRERKHEDGTENLN; this comes from the coding sequence ATGGAGCACACAGGACAGTACCTTTATCTTGTTTTCCTCTTGACAACAGTGTGTTCCTTGTCTCCAGGAACAAAAGCAAACTACACACATCTGTGGGCTAACAACATCACAGCTTGGGGCTCTGTTAATCAAAACAGCACGAGCAGACATCAAAGGGAGACGAGCACATCCCCTGCAAGCCCTGCAGCGGGTCACGGAGTGAGTTCTACAGACACGCTGGTACCATCTCCTCCTGTGTCTGCAGCCCCTACATCTACACCAAAGCCCTCCGGACCCCATGTCTTCAAAAACGGCTCTCCAACCACAGCGATCGTTGACAGCACAAGCAAAAGTCATGGGGAAACTTTTCAAAAGGATGTCTGTgaggaaaacaacagcaacatgACCATGCTGATTTGCTTAATTGTAATCGCTGTGCTTTTCCTTATCTGTACTCTTCTATTTCTATCAACTGTGGTTCTGGCAAATAAAGTCTCATCTCTCAGAAGGTCAAAACAAGTAGGCAAGCGCCAGCCTCGGAGCAACGGTGACTTTCTGGCAAGCAGTGGGCTCTGGACTGCTGAATCGGACACTTGGAAAAGAGCGCAAGAGCTCACCAACTCCAAGCTCCTGATGCAATCTACTGGTGTGCTCACAGCTACCAGGGAAAGGAAGCATGAAGACGGAACTGAAAACCTCAACTAG